Proteins co-encoded in one Methylobacterium sp. WL1 genomic window:
- a CDS encoding acyl-CoA carboxylase subunit beta: MKDILDKLAERRAQARLGGGEKRVEAQHNRGKLTARERIELLLDHGSFEEFDMFVQHRSTDFGMEKQKVPGDGVVTGWGTINGRTVFLFSKDFTVFGGSLSEAHAQKIVKVQDMALKMRAPIIGIFDAGGARIQEGVAALGGYGEVFRRNVMASGVIPQISVIMGPCAGGDVYSPAMTDFIFMVRDTSYMFVTGPDVVKTVTNEVVTAEELGGAKVHTSKSSIADGAFENDVEAILQIRRLLDFLPANNIEGVPELESFDDVDRLDMSLDTLIPDNPNKPYDMGELIRRVVDEGDFFEIQAAYARNIMTGFGRIEGRTVGFVANQPMVLAGVLDSDASRKAARFVRFCDAFAIPIVTFVDVPGFLPGTAQEYGGLIKHGAKLLFAYSQATVPLVTIITRKAFGGAYDVMASKHVGADLNYAWPTAQIAVMGAKGAVEIIFRSELGDPDKIAARTGEYEDRFLSPFVAAERGYIDEVIMPHSTRKRIARALGMLRTKEMEQPWKKHDNIPL; this comes from the coding sequence ATGAAGGACATCCTCGACAAGCTCGCTGAGCGGCGGGCCCAGGCGCGTCTGGGCGGCGGCGAGAAGCGCGTCGAGGCCCAGCACAACCGCGGCAAGCTCACGGCGCGCGAGCGGATCGAACTCCTCCTCGACCACGGGTCGTTCGAGGAGTTCGATATGTTCGTGCAGCACCGCTCCACCGATTTCGGCATGGAGAAGCAGAAGGTGCCCGGCGACGGCGTGGTCACCGGCTGGGGCACGATCAACGGCCGCACGGTCTTCCTGTTCTCGAAGGACTTCACGGTGTTCGGCGGCTCCCTGTCGGAAGCGCACGCGCAGAAGATCGTGAAGGTGCAGGACATGGCGCTAAAGATGCGCGCCCCGATCATCGGCATCTTCGACGCCGGCGGCGCCCGCATCCAGGAGGGCGTCGCGGCGCTCGGCGGCTACGGCGAGGTGTTCCGCCGGAACGTCATGGCCTCGGGCGTGATCCCGCAGATCTCGGTGATCATGGGCCCGTGCGCGGGCGGCGACGTCTACTCGCCGGCCATGACCGACTTCATCTTCATGGTCCGCGACACGAGCTACATGTTCGTGACCGGCCCCGACGTGGTAAAGACCGTCACCAACGAGGTCGTGACCGCGGAGGAACTCGGCGGCGCCAAGGTCCACACCAGCAAGTCCTCCATCGCGGACGGCGCCTTCGAGAACGACGTCGAGGCGATCCTGCAGATCCGCCGCCTGCTCGACTTCCTGCCGGCCAACAACATCGAGGGCGTGCCGGAACTCGAGAGCTTCGACGACGTCGACCGGCTCGACATGTCGCTCGACACTCTGATCCCCGACAACCCGAACAAGCCCTACGACATGGGCGAGCTGATCCGCCGGGTCGTCGACGAGGGCGACTTCTTCGAGATCCAGGCGGCCTACGCCCGCAACATCATGACCGGGTTCGGCCGGATCGAGGGCCGCACCGTCGGGTTCGTCGCCAACCAGCCGATGGTGCTGGCCGGGGTTCTGGATTCGGATGCGTCCCGCAAGGCCGCGCGGTTCGTGCGCTTCTGCGACGCCTTCGCGATCCCGATCGTCACCTTCGTGGACGTGCCGGGCTTCCTGCCGGGCACCGCGCAGGAATATGGCGGGCTGATCAAGCACGGCGCCAAGCTGCTGTTCGCCTATTCCCAGGCGACGGTGCCGCTGGTGACGATCATCACCCGCAAGGCCTTCGGCGGCGCCTACGACGTGATGGCCTCCAAGCACGTCGGCGCCGACCTGAACTATGCCTGGCCCACCGCGCAGATCGCCGTGATGGGCGCCAAGGGCGCGGTGGAGATCATCTTCCGCAGCGAGCTCGGCGACCCGGACAAGATCGCCGCCCGCACCGGCGAATACGAGGACCGCTTCCTGTCGCCGTTCGTGGCGGCAGAGCGCGGCTACATCGACGAGGTGATCATGCCCCACTCGACCCGCAAGCGGATCGCCCGGGCGCTGGGAATGCTCCGCACCAAGGAGATGGAGCAGCCCTGGAAGAAGCACGACAACATCCCGCTCTGA
- a CDS encoding phytoene desaturase, whose protein sequence is MLTLAVEQSGRHETDRRPHAVVVGSGFGGLAAAVRLGARGYRVTVLERLEQPGGRARVHRQDGFTFDAGPTIVTAPQLFEELWQLAGRRLSDDVALVPIDPFYRIRFADGETFEYSGDPERMRAEVARFAPDDVAGYERFMAHSRSVCRIGFEQLGHVPFGSIGSMLKIAPDLLRLSGHRSVHDVVARFVRDERLRTVFSFHPLLIGGNPFRASAIYCLIADLERRWGVHFAMGGTGKLVDGLVRLIRGQNGRVRLGVDVARIRVENGTATGVELAGGETIAADLVVSNADSAVTHARLLPKPRRWSPGRLQRARSSMGLFVWYFGTKRRYPDVAHHTILLGPRYRGLLSDIFDRKVLADDASLYLHRPTATDPSLAPPGCDAFYVLAPVPNLAGGQDWRALAEPYRRRIAEMLESSVMPGLSEAIVTSKVTTPMEFQDDFQSYRGSGFGLEPVLTQSAWFRPHNRSSDVRNLYLVGAGTHPGAGLPGVLSSARILDLVVPDARVSA, encoded by the coding sequence ATGTTGACACTCGCGGTCGAGCAGTCGGGGCGGCACGAGACGGATCGGCGACCGCACGCGGTCGTCGTCGGCTCAGGCTTCGGCGGTCTCGCCGCGGCCGTCCGGCTCGGCGCGCGGGGCTACCGGGTCACCGTGCTGGAACGCCTGGAGCAGCCGGGCGGCCGCGCCCGGGTCCACCGGCAGGACGGCTTCACCTTCGATGCCGGGCCGACCATCGTCACCGCGCCGCAGCTGTTCGAGGAGCTGTGGCAGCTCGCCGGCCGGCGCCTCTCCGACGATGTCGCCCTGGTGCCGATCGACCCGTTCTACCGGATCCGCTTCGCCGACGGTGAAACCTTCGAATACAGCGGCGATCCCGAGCGAATGCGGGCCGAGGTGGCGCGCTTCGCCCCGGACGACGTCGCCGGCTACGAACGCTTCATGGCGCACAGCCGCTCGGTCTGCCGCATCGGCTTCGAGCAGCTCGGGCACGTCCCGTTCGGCAGCATCGGGTCGATGCTCAAGATCGCCCCGGACCTTCTGCGCCTGTCGGGCCACCGCTCGGTCCACGACGTGGTGGCGCGCTTCGTCCGCGACGAGCGGCTGCGCACCGTGTTCAGCTTCCACCCGCTGCTGATCGGCGGCAATCCGTTCCGGGCCAGCGCGATCTACTGCCTGATCGCCGACCTCGAGCGGCGCTGGGGCGTGCACTTCGCCATGGGCGGCACCGGCAAGCTGGTCGATGGGCTCGTCCGGTTGATTCGCGGCCAGAACGGGCGGGTCCGGCTCGGCGTCGACGTCGCCCGCATCCGCGTGGAGAACGGGACCGCCACCGGGGTCGAGCTTGCGGGCGGCGAGACGATCGCGGCCGACCTCGTGGTCTCGAACGCCGATTCGGCGGTGACGCATGCGCGGCTGCTGCCGAAGCCCCGGCGCTGGAGCCCCGGGCGGCTGCAGCGGGCGCGTTCCTCCATGGGCCTGTTCGTCTGGTATTTCGGCACCAAGCGTCGCTATCCGGACGTCGCCCACCACACGATCCTGCTCGGTCCGCGCTATCGCGGGCTGCTCTCCGACATCTTCGACCGCAAGGTGCTGGCCGACGATGCGAGCCTCTACTTGCACCGGCCCACCGCCACGGATCCGAGCCTCGCGCCGCCCGGCTGCGACGCCTTCTACGTGCTGGCCCCCGTGCCGAACCTGGCCGGCGGCCAGGATTGGCGTGCGTTGGCCGAGCCGTACCGGCGCCGGATCGCCGAGATGCTCGAATCCAGCGTGATGCCGGGCCTTTCGGAGGCCATCGTCACCTCGAAGGTGACGACGCCGATGGAATTCCAGGACGACTTCCAGAGCTATCGGGGATCCGGCTTCGGCCTGGAGCCGGTGCTGACGCAATCCGCGTGGTTCCGCCCGCACAACCGGTCGAGCGACGTGCGCAACCTCTACCTGGTCGGCGCCGGTACCCATCCGGGCGCCGGCCTGCCCGGCGTGCTCTCCTCTGCCCGAATCCTCGATCTTGTGGTCCCGGATGCCCGCGTTTCCGCCTGA
- a CDS encoding metallophosphoesterase, whose protein sequence is MLIVPSRRQFLTGLGAGAGLLAGTGVYAFDVEPLHRLVVTTYAPVLPRWDPALHLRVAVLADFHICEPYMPFDRVAEIIDATNALKPDLVLMLGDYPAGKIAWRKLPLAQFARMVEGLKAPLGTHAILGNHDWWDDHAVQRSRRGSPAVKHLLEARGIPVMENETLRLVKDGRPFWLAGLADQQPFYNSQDEGLDDLPATLGTITDDAPVILMAHEPNIFAAVPDRVSLTLSGHTHGGQVRLFGHSPAIRRVRGHDYAYGHVIQDGRHLIVSGGFGMSRIPVRFGVPPEIVLLELGGAAEPPRA, encoded by the coding sequence ATGCTGATCGTGCCGAGCCGCCGGCAGTTCCTGACCGGGCTGGGCGCCGGCGCCGGCCTGCTCGCCGGGACGGGCGTCTACGCCTTCGACGTCGAGCCGCTGCACAGGCTGGTGGTGACGACCTACGCACCGGTCCTGCCGCGCTGGGACCCCGCCCTGCACCTGCGCGTGGCGGTGCTGGCGGATTTCCACATCTGCGAGCCGTACATGCCGTTCGATCGGGTGGCGGAGATCATCGATGCCACCAATGCCCTGAAGCCCGACCTCGTGCTGATGCTCGGCGACTACCCGGCCGGCAAGATCGCGTGGCGCAAGCTCCCACTCGCGCAATTCGCCCGGATGGTCGAGGGATTGAAGGCGCCGCTCGGCACCCACGCCATCCTGGGCAACCACGATTGGTGGGACGATCACGCCGTCCAGCGCTCCCGCCGCGGCTCGCCCGCGGTGAAGCATCTGCTGGAGGCCCGCGGCATCCCGGTGATGGAGAACGAGACGCTGCGGCTGGTGAAGGACGGGCGTCCGTTCTGGCTCGCCGGCCTCGCCGACCAGCAGCCGTTCTACAACAGCCAGGACGAGGGACTCGACGACCTGCCCGCCACCCTCGGGACGATCACCGACGACGCGCCGGTGATCCTCATGGCCCACGAGCCCAACATCTTCGCCGCCGTCCCCGACCGGGTCTCGCTGACGCTCTCCGGCCACACCCACGGCGGCCAGGTCCGGCTGTTCGGCCATTCCCCGGCGATCCGGCGGGTCCGGGGCCACGATTACGCCTATGGCCACGTCATCCAGGACGGGCGCCACCTGATCGTGTCCGGCGGCTTCGGCATGAGCCGGATCCCGGTGCGCTTCGGCGTGCCGCCGGAGATCGTTCTTCTCGAACTTGGCGGCGCCGCCGAGCCACCCCGCGCCTGA
- a CDS encoding ABC transporter ATPase produces MRTLLPVLALTILAAGSGTARAQSCDTLIDKVTAATAAKVTERRSDYASFADGPDMTLSLACSSPDLSSVGAQYRGASPPEVYFETFGRAGHAVTGIDAATITEAAHKAQAASVRLRHSNVDLGGARITCSAMVSPDKGSLTLCAVIEHSDRS; encoded by the coding sequence ATGCGCACGCTCCTTCCCGTCCTCGCCCTCACGATCCTCGCAGCCGGCTCCGGCACGGCTCGGGCCCAATCCTGCGACACCCTGATCGACAAGGTGACGGCGGCGACCGCCGCGAAGGTGACGGAGCGGCGCAGCGACTACGCCAGCTTCGCGGACGGCCCCGACATGACCCTGTCGCTCGCCTGCAGCAGCCCGGACCTGTCCTCGGTCGGCGCGCAGTATCGCGGGGCCAGTCCCCCGGAGGTGTATTTCGAGACCTTCGGACGGGCCGGCCACGCCGTGACCGGCATTGATGCCGCGACCATCACCGAGGCGGCGCACAAGGCCCAGGCCGCGTCCGTCCGCCTGCGCCACAGCAACGTCGACCTGGGCGGCGCCCGGATCACCTGCTCGGCCATGGTCTCGCCCGACAAGGGTTCGCTGACGCTGTGCGCGGTGATCGAGCACAGCGACCGGAGCTGA
- the hemC gene encoding hydroxymethylbilane synthase: protein MLNRPLRIGTRGSPMALAQTGMVRDKIVAANPGLETELVVVTTVADKILDRPLSEIGGKGLFTKELEQALFADEVDVAVHSMKDVETWLPDGLVIACILERDDPRDAFLSPHADGLAGLPHGARVGTSSLRRGAQVLIHRPDLKVVPLRGNANTRMRKLESGECDATLLALAGLQRLGLQDMARSVLSVEEMLPAVAQGALGIECRADDAAVRALLAPIACARTTTVIAAERALLAELDGSCRTPIAALAQIEGDTLTLDGLLFLPDGSRHWSVSRQGPATEAERIGREAGAVLKEAAGDTYTHHLQ from the coding sequence ATGTTGAACCGTCCCCTGCGCATCGGCACCCGCGGCAGCCCGATGGCGCTCGCACAGACCGGGATGGTGCGCGACAAGATCGTGGCGGCCAATCCCGGGCTGGAGACCGAACTCGTGGTGGTCACCACGGTGGCCGACAAGATCCTGGATCGCCCGCTCTCCGAGATCGGCGGCAAGGGGTTGTTCACCAAGGAACTCGAGCAGGCCCTGTTCGCCGATGAGGTCGATGTCGCGGTCCACTCCATGAAGGACGTGGAGACCTGGCTGCCGGACGGGCTGGTGATCGCCTGCATCCTGGAGCGCGACGACCCGCGCGACGCGTTCCTGTCACCGCATGCGGACGGGCTCGCGGGCCTTCCGCACGGCGCACGGGTCGGCACCTCGTCGCTGCGGCGGGGCGCGCAGGTGCTGATACACCGGCCGGACCTGAAGGTCGTGCCGCTGCGCGGCAACGCCAACACCCGGATGCGCAAGCTGGAATCCGGCGAATGCGACGCGACGCTGCTGGCGCTCGCCGGGCTGCAGCGCCTCGGCCTTCAGGACATGGCGCGCAGCGTCCTCTCGGTCGAGGAGATGCTGCCCGCGGTGGCGCAGGGCGCCCTCGGGATCGAGTGCCGGGCCGACGACGCGGCGGTTCGCGCCCTGCTGGCGCCGATCGCCTGCGCCCGCACCACCACCGTGATCGCGGCCGAGCGGGCGCTGCTCGCCGAACTCGACGGCTCATGCCGGACGCCGATCGCCGCACTGGCGCAGATCGAAGGCGATACCCTCACGCTCGACGGTCTGCTGTTCCTGCCCGACGGCAGCCGGCACTGGTCGGTCTCCCGGCAGGGCCCGGCCACGGAGGCCGAGCGGATCGGCCGCGAGGCCGGCGCCGTGCTGAAGGAGGCCGCCGGGGACACCTACACGCACCACCTGCAATAG
- a CDS encoding SelT/SelW/SelH family protein yields the protein MHEKQAGDPSDSDVTREDGLRPAGPRVAITYCTQCNWLLRSAWMAQELLSTFRDDLGEVALVPATGGAFRIEIAGILLWERVRDGGFPDVKALKQRVRDHLDPGRDLGHIDRS from the coding sequence ATGCACGAGAAGCAAGCGGGCGATCCGTCCGACAGCGACGTGACCAGGGAGGACGGCCTGCGCCCGGCCGGGCCGCGCGTCGCGATCACCTATTGCACGCAGTGCAACTGGCTGCTGCGCTCCGCCTGGATGGCGCAGGAGCTGCTCTCGACATTCCGCGACGATCTCGGCGAGGTCGCCCTCGTGCCCGCCACGGGCGGTGCGTTCCGGATCGAGATCGCCGGGATCCTCCTATGGGAGCGGGTCCGCGACGGCGGGTTTCCGGACGTCAAAGCCCTCAAGCAACGGGTGCGCGACCACCTCGACCCGGGGCGCGATCTCGGCCATATCGACCGGTCATGA
- a CDS encoding phytoene/squalene synthase family protein — translation MPAFPPEFAAAADRTACRQAIRAGSKSFFAAGRLLPGEVREAANGLYAFCRLSDDLVDEAADPSARRDAVVRLGDRVARAYAGNPADAPADRAFSEIVGAYAIPEALPYALIEGFAWDAEGRRYADIAALHAYAARVAGSVGAMMALIMGARSPDALARACDLGAAMQLTNIARDVGEDARMGRLYLPLDWMNEAGLDPDAFLADPQPSPALAGIVARLLTEADGLYRRAGAGIAALPSPCRPAIRSAALIYAEIGRVVALQGYDSVRTRARVGTPRKLALIARALRSGPATPSLAAPPLPQVAFLIDAVLNQPPMPDRRHSVLRPWWDVGGRVAHVLELIERMREREAFGRSAPS, via the coding sequence ATGCCCGCGTTTCCGCCTGAATTCGCCGCGGCCGCCGACCGCACAGCCTGTCGGCAGGCGATCCGCGCCGGCTCGAAGAGCTTCTTCGCGGCCGGCCGGCTGCTGCCCGGCGAGGTCCGCGAGGCGGCCAACGGGCTCTACGCCTTCTGCCGGCTGTCGGACGACCTCGTCGACGAGGCCGCCGACCCGTCCGCTCGCCGCGACGCCGTGGTGCGCCTCGGCGACCGGGTCGCACGGGCCTACGCCGGCAACCCCGCCGACGCGCCCGCCGACCGGGCGTTTTCGGAGATCGTCGGCGCCTACGCGATCCCCGAGGCGCTGCCCTACGCGCTGATCGAGGGCTTCGCCTGGGACGCCGAGGGCCGGCGCTACGCCGACATCGCGGCGCTCCATGCCTACGCGGCCCGGGTCGCGGGCTCGGTCGGGGCCATGATGGCGCTGATCATGGGCGCGCGCTCCCCCGACGCGCTCGCCCGCGCCTGCGATCTCGGCGCCGCCATGCAACTCACCAACATCGCCCGCGATGTCGGCGAGGATGCCCGGATGGGCCGGCTCTACCTGCCGCTCGACTGGATGAACGAGGCGGGGCTCGACCCGGACGCCTTCCTGGCCGATCCGCAGCCCAGCCCGGCGCTCGCCGGCATCGTGGCCCGATTGCTCACCGAGGCCGATGGCCTGTACCGGCGAGCCGGGGCCGGCATCGCGGCGCTGCCATCCCCCTGCCGCCCCGCGATCCGCTCCGCTGCCCTGATCTATGCCGAGATCGGCCGGGTCGTGGCGCTGCAAGGCTACGATTCCGTCCGCACCCGGGCCCGGGTCGGGACGCCCCGCAAGCTCGCCCTGATCGCCCGCGCCCTGCGCTCCGGTCCGGCGACACCCAGCCTCGCGGCGCCACCATTGCCGCAGGTGGCGTTCCTGATCGACGCCGTGCTGAATCAGCCCCCGATGCCGGATCGCAGGCACTCCGTGCTGCGGCCCTGGTGGGATGTCGGCGGCCGGGTCGCGCACGTGCTGGAACTGATCGAGCGGATGCGCGAGCGCGAGGCCTTCGGCCGCTCCGCGCCGTCGTGA